A genomic segment from Nitrosopumilus sp. K4 encodes:
- a CDS encoding 50S ribosomal protein L32e, with product MPINKEKLAKRKEAKEHNPEFIRQESWRYVRLQTTWRKPKGIDNHQRKQKSRGRPGLVKVGYGGPKEARGLHPSGFTDNLVYSLSDLEKLDPKKDGIRFGHSVGTKKRKEIVAKAVENKFKIFNARVSASGSKS from the coding sequence ATGCCGATCAACAAAGAAAAGCTAGCAAAGAGAAAAGAAGCTAAAGAACACAACCCAGAATTTATCAGACAAGAGAGCTGGCGTTATGTTAGACTCCAAACAACATGGAGAAAACCAAAAGGTATCGATAATCATCAGAGAAAACAAAAGAGCAGAGGTCGTCCCGGACTCGTCAAAGTAGGATACGGAGGACCAAAAGAAGCAAGAGGACTGCACCCATCAGGATTTACAGATAACTTAGTTTATTCATTAAGTGATTTAGAGAAACTAGATCCAAAGAAAGACGGAATCAGATTTGGTCATAGTGTTGGTACTAAAAAGAGAAAAGAGATTGTTGCAAAGGCAGTCGAAAACAAGTTCAAAATTTTCAATGCAAGAGTGAGTGCAAGTGGTAGTAAATCTTAA
- a CDS encoding 50S ribosomal protein L19e: MVVNLKAKKRLVSRVTGVGVHRIKFDSDHLDDIADAITRENIRSLITANTIKFKPIVGTSKGRSNTKKAQRNKRGTKQGSKQGRKGAREGKKEVYVAKVRSLRRLLKIAKDRKDLTNPEFWSLYKKVGGNTVRNKAHLRQLMDEIKEKRNK, encoded by the coding sequence GTGGTAGTAAATCTTAAAGCTAAAAAAAGACTCGTCTCACGAGTTACAGGAGTAGGCGTTCACAGAATTAAATTTGATTCTGATCATCTAGATGATATTGCAGATGCAATCACTAGAGAAAACATCAGAAGCCTAATCACTGCAAACACAATCAAGTTCAAGCCAATTGTTGGAACTTCTAAAGGCCGTTCAAACACAAAGAAAGCCCAGAGGAACAAAAGAGGAACAAAACAAGGTTCCAAGCAAGGACGAAAAGGTGCAAGAGAAGGCAAAAAGGAAGTCTATGTTGCAAAGGTTCGCTCACTTAGAAGACTCTTAAAGATTGCAAAAGACAGAAAGGACTTGACAAACCCAGAATTTTGGTCTCTCTACAAGAAAGTAGGTGGTAACACAGTCAGAAACAAGGCCCACCTCAGGCAATTAATGGATGAGATTAAAGAAAAGAGAAACAAGTAG
- a CDS encoding MGMT family protein, giving the protein MSVDKEIFKKLCQVPKGKVTTYGELAKAVGMKNGQRAVGKIMNKNPYPVIIPCHRVVKSDGQVGGYAYGQKIKSNMLSQEGIKIKDGKILDWEDRVYRF; this is encoded by the coding sequence TTGAGTGTTGACAAAGAAATTTTCAAAAAACTGTGCCAGGTTCCAAAAGGCAAAGTTACAACTTATGGTGAGCTTGCAAAGGCCGTTGGAATGAAAAATGGACAACGTGCAGTCGGAAAAATTATGAACAAGAATCCCTACCCTGTGATCATTCCTTGTCACCGTGTTGTAAAGTCTGATGGCCAAGTCGGTGGATATGCATATGGCCAGAAAATAAAATCAAATATGTTGTCTCAAGAAGGAATCAAAATCAAAGATGGTAAAATCTTAGACTGGGAAGATAGAGTTTATCGATTTTAA
- a CDS encoding D-aminoacyl-tRNA deacylase, producing the protein MDLLVAYRDDPAGYNMAKFLSEKMKKDGDIYRGENYDLIIIPTPAISADWLEEKYDYDGFVFLSKHAAESGVLALTCHSTGNFADAKFGGNKRQLAIPYPDLQKAYLQKLYENKEQFSEFDITIEATHHGPTALKKPCIFIEIGTTEKQWTDESLCVSVAKLVDDVMQTKLESNPVAICFGGTHYPEKFTKELLHGKHALGTVMPKHALDSLDDELFSHILGQNKTATVALLDWAGLGPNKQKVLDLLEKTDLEVIKL; encoded by the coding sequence ATGGATCTGCTAGTTGCTTATCGTGATGACCCTGCTGGGTACAACATGGCAAAGTTCCTTTCTGAAAAAATGAAAAAAGACGGTGATATTTACCGTGGAGAAAACTATGACCTGATAATAATTCCGACTCCTGCAATATCTGCAGATTGGTTAGAAGAGAAATATGATTATGATGGATTTGTCTTTCTCTCAAAACATGCAGCTGAATCTGGTGTCTTGGCATTAACATGCCACAGTACCGGAAATTTTGCAGATGCAAAGTTTGGCGGAAACAAAAGACAACTGGCAATACCTTATCCTGATCTACAAAAGGCATACCTCCAAAAATTATATGAAAACAAAGAACAGTTCTCTGAATTTGATATTACTATAGAGGCAACACATCACGGGCCTACTGCCCTGAAAAAGCCTTGCATCTTCATTGAGATTGGAACTACTGAAAAACAGTGGACCGATGAGTCATTATGTGTGTCTGTTGCAAAATTGGTAGATGATGTAATGCAGACAAAATTGGAATCAAATCCTGTTGCAATCTGCTTTGGCGGAACCCACTATCCAGAAAAATTCACAAAAGAATTACTGCATGGAAAACATGCACTTGGAACTGTAATGCCAAAACATGCACTTGACAGTCTCGATGATGAGTTATTCTCGCATATCTTAGGGCAAAACAAAACGGCAACTGTCGCACTGCTTGATTGGGCAGGGCTTGGACCAAACAAACAGAAAGTTCTTGATCTTTTAGAAAAAACAGATCTTGAGGTAATCAAGCTTTGA
- a CDS encoding protein translocase SEC61 complex subunit gamma yields MNPRQTLKNMANTLKMAKKPDKDEYQQHLRLVLLGIAGVGAIGFTIQFVFSVITFGR; encoded by the coding sequence ATGAACCCAAGACAGACTTTGAAGAACATGGCCAATACCTTAAAGATGGCAAAAAAGCCAGACAAAGATGAATATCAACAACATCTTAGATTGGTACTGTTAGGTATAGCAGGAGTAGGAGCTATAGGATTTACTATCCAGTTTGTCTTTTCGGTAATTACATTTGGTAGGTAA
- a CDS encoding transcription elongation factor Spt5, with protein MSEEVKSHLFAIRTTGGQEKVVMRLLEQKANAGQLNIQSVLLVDNLKGYVVIEAIDPSAAYMAVEGVRHIRGQLRGELEFKDIEGYLIKKSTVSQLAVDNVVEITGGPFKGMKATITRIDAEKEEATVVLLDASYQLPVTVDANYLKLSTEA; from the coding sequence TTGTCTGAAGAAGTAAAATCACATCTATTTGCAATAAGAACCACAGGAGGTCAAGAGAAAGTAGTCATGAGACTATTAGAACAAAAGGCAAATGCCGGTCAGCTTAACATTCAATCAGTTTTACTTGTAGATAATCTCAAAGGATATGTAGTAATTGAGGCAATCGATCCAAGCGCTGCATACATGGCAGTAGAAGGAGTCAGACACATTCGCGGTCAACTACGAGGAGAGTTAGAATTCAAAGACATTGAAGGATACCTAATAAAGAAATCCACAGTATCACAATTAGCAGTAGATAACGTAGTAGAAATCACAGGCGGTCCATTTAAGGGAATGAAAGCCACAATCACCAGAATTGATGCAGAAAAAGAAGAAGCAACAGTTGTTCTTTTGGATGCATCATACCAATTGCCAGTCACAGTAGATGCAAACTATCTCAAACTATCAACTGAGGCTTAG
- a CDS encoding 50S ribosomal protein L11 has translation MGEQKISSLVTGGAASAGPPLGPALGPLGVNIMEVINAINDKTKDFEGMKVPVTVIVDSDTKKYEIEIGIPSAAALIMKEAGIQKGSGASGTEWAGDVSMDAIVKVANTKLEKSYATSLKSVAKTIIGTCLALGVKVEGKTPKEITAEVNEGKWDEKFQ, from the coding sequence ATGGGAGAACAAAAAATTTCATCATTGGTAACAGGAGGAGCAGCATCTGCAGGTCCACCTTTGGGTCCAGCACTAGGTCCTCTTGGCGTCAACATCATGGAAGTAATCAACGCAATCAATGACAAGACAAAAGACTTTGAGGGAATGAAAGTTCCAGTTACAGTAATTGTAGATAGCGATACCAAGAAATATGAAATCGAGATTGGTATCCCATCAGCTGCTGCACTAATCATGAAGGAGGCTGGAATCCAGAAAGGCTCTGGCGCTTCCGGTACAGAGTGGGCAGGAGATGTATCAATGGATGCAATAGTCAAAGTAGCAAACACCAAACTAGAAAAATCATATGCAACATCACTAAAGTCAGTTGCAAAGACAATCATTGGAACCTGTCTTGCACTTGGAGTCAAAGTAGAAGGAAAGACTCCAAAAGAGATCACTGCCGAGGTAAACGAAGGCAAGTGGGACGAAAAATTCCAATAG
- a CDS encoding cupredoxin domain-containing protein, producing the protein MNKKRKKTSKYSKGNVISIGVVFCVFVLIGFFALKSFSPVNSEGLVFAPSTNISLKAVKSSQGNYHYQTTRGGKSLPFSEGLSPELTAAKGNLVQIHLINEEKNLPNKLSKHNLNIDAFNVHTKDLSYFQSDSIIFLANQTGTFDYYCSIHPDMKGIITIVE; encoded by the coding sequence GTGAACAAAAAACGCAAAAAAACTTCCAAATATTCTAAAGGAAATGTTATTTCTATTGGTGTGGTGTTTTGTGTCTTTGTCTTGATAGGCTTTTTTGCGTTAAAATCATTTAGTCCCGTCAATTCAGAGGGGCTTGTGTTTGCACCATCTACTAACATATCTCTAAAGGCAGTAAAATCATCTCAAGGGAATTATCACTATCAAACTACCAGGGGAGGAAAGTCTCTTCCGTTCTCTGAAGGCCTGTCTCCTGAACTTACTGCAGCTAAAGGAAACCTTGTCCAGATTCATCTTATCAATGAGGAGAAAAATTTACCAAACAAACTCTCCAAACACAATCTAAACATCGATGCATTCAATGTACACACAAAAGATCTGAGCTATTTCCAGTCTGACTCGATAATTTTTTTGGCAAACCAAACTGGTACTTTTGATTACTATTGTTCCATTCATCCTGACATGAAGGGAATCATAACCATTGTAGAGTAG
- a CDS encoding DUF1059 domain-containing protein, which produces MIKLRCNDYGFECDFEAEGEVDQVIQDFGKHTEDEHGIEYQREALMQFILRKTQ; this is translated from the coding sequence TTGATAAAATTACGTTGCAATGACTATGGTTTTGAGTGTGACTTTGAAGCAGAAGGTGAAGTTGACCAAGTCATTCAAGATTTTGGCAAACACACCGAAGATGAACATGGAATTGAATATCAAAGAGAAGCTCTAATGCAGTTTATTCTGCGAAAGACCCAGTAA